From Brucella anthropi ATCC 49188:
GGGATCGAGCAGCCAGCCCGAAACCAGCATGCCGCTGCCTTCCACCCGGAAGACATTGTCTATCCCCATCCGGACAGGAAAGGGAAGGCTGGATACCGTGTCGGCACCATCGAAACGATTTGCGGCGGAACGCATGCGCAGCAGGATGTCTGTCGAGCTGCGTACCCGCGGCAGAATTGCCCGGATATGGCCCGGCGTTTCACGCGAGCCGGACAGCAGCCTGCGGTCGTAGACTTCGGTAAAACGCCAGCCCCTTCGCCCGCGAAACAGAAGCCGTTCGATATCAGTCGGTTCGACCGGTTCGTTGGCAAGAAGAAGGCCTGCAAATCCGGAAGCTTCATCATTGAGATCTGGCCGTGCGAAAACGCTGACTGCGCATTCCGCAAGTGATGGGTTCTTGCCGCTGATCAGCAGCCGGGTTACGGCGGGCGTCAGATCCTGCGCCCAGCCCTGAACGAAAATCTCGCCTTCATCGCTGCCGCCGATGAGTTCGATGCAGCCGTCAGAACGGGCTCCCGCTTGCAGCAGAACGGTGATGGCCGAAAGTTTCTTCCGGCTGATAGGGCCGGAAATCAGACCTTCCACCAGTTCATCGATGACGCCCGGCAAGCTCGGTCCGGCTAGATCGCCGATCATGGCGACAAAATCGGCAATAGAAGCGGAGCGCGATGCGAAATTGTAGCGGGCGACCTTTGCCCGGTGTTGGAACATGATCGTCTTGAGAGTGCCACGGCGCAAAGCAGCCGTTGGCACGATGGCGACGAAACCATGTGTTCCAACGGGCGAAGGCTCCCTGAGCGGCCATGTGATCAGGCTTGTCTTCACGCTCATGGCGGGGTCGCCATTCAGGAACGCTGTTACCTGATCGTTTGTTGCGCTGCCGATGCCGAGCACCAATGCCAGCGTGTCTTCGATCGCGCTGCCGACGACCATTTCACCCTCCATCATCATGGGAGGGCGATCCGGTGAACGAGTTGGTCTTGCAATCGACTGTTGCGTGATAGGTCTCTCGTCTTGCGCCATAAGGTTTTTCCTCAGGGCATGACCGCGAGGGTCAGCAATGCGCCTGCGACAAAACCCGTCAAGACGGCAGCCAGCAAGAACAGGAACTTGAGGTCGCCGCCGCTGCGCTTGCGCACGTCATCCAGACGCTGTTCCAATCCTGCGACAACGCCGTCCATGCGCATGATGTGCACGTCAAGTTCGGTCATGCGCTGATGGAGATCGGTTCGCAAACCGTCGACGGAACTTGCAATGTCGAGCAGTTCTGCCGGGGCGGCATTGCCGGATGCATCAAGGGTAGGCGCGACGCGCTGCAACGAACGTTGGTTGACTTGCAACTGGCGCTGCGCTGCCATCAGCATGTCGAGCTTGTCCAGAATGCGCGTCATCGGCGCGGCGATAAGCGCTTCGGCCGCCTGTTCGTCAGGCTTCGGTACGCGTAGCTTCTGCTCCGCGCCAGACGCATTGGCGGCGACGACAACGAGTTCGCCAGCTCGAGCAGCGGCAAACTGCGGCAGCATCACCTCAAAAGCGTGCTTGCCATCGCCGATACCGTTGCGCTTCAGATCAGGGCGATCCTTGTCGGCGGGGGCTTCAGCAATAGGCTTGTCGTCCAGCAGAACGCGGATCAGAAGCCGTTCTGTCGGAACTGATGGATCGAAGGCCCAGCCATAGAGACGGCCTTCCTCGATGGCGTCAACGCGTCCTTTCATGGCTTCGGTCCTTTGAGGCGCGGCAGTGGCATTGGATGCCGCTGCCTGTTTGGTTTCCCCCTCGGATGGAACTTTGGTCGCGATGTTCATGATTTACCTCTTATGCTGCCTCGACACGTGCGATACGCAATGTCCCGATCAGATCGAGGTAGCGTGCGGCGGTCGTGTCGATGGTGTCCGGATGACGCGCATTCTCGCTCAGAGACTGGCGCAAGTCCGGGTTTTCCGCCATTCGACGCATCGCCTGTGCGAGCGCGAGCGGATCATTCGGCGGAACGGTGAGGCCATTGACCTCATTCTCAATCATTTCGGCCATTCCGCCGATATTGCTGCATATGACAGGACGATTCTGCCCCTGTGCTTCCTGAATGACGAGCGGAGCATTTTCCCACCAGATCGACGGCATGATGGCGCAGTCGACGGACTGGATCAGCTGGGCAATGTCCTCACGACGATAAGCACCCCGACGCTGGACAAACGGCGATGTCTCGGCAAAGAGCCGGTCGATTTCGCTGACAAAGCTTTCGCTTTGGAATGGTGCTGCGCCGTGCACGCGCAATTCGAAATCGAAACCCTCGGAAATAAGCTGCTGTGCTGCTTCAAGCAGGACCGTCGCGCCCTTCCACGGATTGAGATTGCCGAAATAGCCGAAGACCGGTTTGTTGCGCTCGACCTGCCGCGTTTCGGCGGCGGGGCGCTCCGGTTGGCCATTGGGAATGACGCTGATCTGCTCTTCCGCAAGTCCCCATTCGACATAGCGTTGTTTCAGAAACTCACTCGGTGAGACGAAAGCATCGACTGCGCTGAGGAGCGATTTGATATGCCGTTCACGCAGTACGAATTTATCAAGCGCGATGTCCTTGAAACAGGCATGGCAGCGGTCAGGACCGGCCCCATGACACAGTTCCTTTCCAGTGGTACGAACCATCAGGCCATCATGGTGACAGATGGGGTAATAGTCGTGTAAAGTCAGTATGATACGGCAGTCCGGTAAAGTTCGGCGCACGATATGCGGGAATTCGACGCCGAGCAAAAGCAGATGGTGCAGATGGACGACATCAGGCCGGAAATCCTGCAGTAGTTCGACAATGTCGGGAACGATCCCGTAAAGGTCGATCTGGCTCATGTAGAAACGGTCGAAATGACCGGACCAGAGCAGGATTTCATCGCCACCATTACCGATGCTCTGAAAGCTCGTACCGGGACGGGCCTCACGATGCACCTTGTTGGTGGCACCCATGAACATGGCTTCGCAACCGGCGCGCTGATAGGCGCGGAAAAGATCGTGCGCGAAAATTTCAGTTCCGCCGGGGTGCAGAGATGGATGGTTATGGGCTGCTATGAGCACACGCTGGGCCATCAGGCAGCACCTCGCGAGGCGATGAAAAGATCCTGATAATGATCCGCTTCGATGCCGCGCCAGTGGCCGAATGATTTTGTTTCGAGCGTCAGTTTCGTGCCGGCAAGCGCACGATCCAGAAATCCGTTTTCAAACCCGACCGCCGCAAGCGGCGGCAATTCCGGTACGAACCAGCACGGTCCGTTGCCATGGCGTTCAAATGCAAGTCGTTTGTCCCGTTTGCCAAGGCGGTCGCGCGCGGCCACATCGTCCACGACGAAGGCCGTCATGAATAATTTTCCACCGGGAACGAGGACGCGAGAAATCTGATCGAGATAGGTCTTAACCTCGTCTGACGTCAGATGCGTGACCACCGATGTCATGATGATGAAGTCGAAGCTCTTGTCCGCGAAAGGCAGGACGAGATTGAGCCCGCTGACCGCCCCTTTTGGGTTATAGAGGTCGTGGGCAATATCGATGTGGCGGAACTCGAAGTTCGGATAACGCGATGTGATGTTCTGGCGACACCAGTTCACGCCGCCTGCCACGGGATCAATCCCGGAATAGCGCGCTTTTGCTGGATCGAGATATTGCGTCAGCGGCACTGCCATGCGACCGATACCCGAACCGATATCGAGCACACGGGCATCGGGTCGAAGCCCGCCCTTGCGAATGAAATGACCGAGAAATTCGGCGCCGACTGCACGATAATCCCCGTCGCCGACGAACACGCTGTTCGGGTCGGGGGAGGGCAAAAAGCGGTTCTTCAAAACAGACTGCATCAGCCAATCGATCTGCGCATCCGGTATTGCTGGTTTGGCTTCAAATTCTGGCTGTTTCAGCGCTACCACGTCCGTCAAGCGGCGCTCCTTTCAGATTTGGTCATAATCACATTGGACAGGTCGGCAGTGCCCTCCTGCTCCCGTGGCGGGACCATCAATTCGGTAATGTCATCATCCCAGCGCTGTGTGTGGAGCCAGGAATTATATTGGCTGGCGAGGCCGCGCATGTAATCCGTGCTGCGGCGGATCGAACGGCGCTCGAAATGGTAAAGTGCTACGGCGGGTTCATAGAATATCTGGAAGCCAAGTTGCCTGATCTTCAGGCAGAGATCGCTGTCCTCGTAGTCGCCGATCACATAGTCTTCCGTAAAGCCGCCGACGAGATCGAAGATATCCTTGCGTGTTATCAGGCACGCACCGGTAACCCCCGGCACCTCCCTCGAACGAAGCGCAGGCGGATAGTTGCCCGGCATACCCTTGTAATAATGGTGGTTCAGCCAGACCCCCTGACGGTCGCGGGCAAAATAAAGCCCCGCATGTTGAAGCGAGCCATCCTCGAAAAGAAGGCGAGGACCGATTGCTCCGAGCTTGGGCTGATCGAACAGAGGCTGGATCAGCTGCTGCAGCCAGCCATGTTCCGCAGGAACGACGTCGGAATTCAGCATCACGATAGTCGCTCCGGTCGCAATGCTGGCGCCTGCATTGCAGGCACGTGCATAACCACCATTGCGGTTCATGATGGCGAGCTTGAATGGCATATCGTGCAGAATGTGCAAGCCGCCCAGCATATGCTCGGTGTCGTCCTGAATTTCAGGAGAATCCAGCACGAAAATGAACTCTGCATTCTCCATCAGCCAAGGGTCCGTCGCCATCGACGAGAACTGGAAACGCAGAAAATCCAGGTTGCGGTAGAGTGGAATAACGATGGATGCGAGTGCGGAGGCGGGCGTTGTTCCGTAATCCTTCACTTCGGATATCCGCACCGTTGCGGCGAGCTTCTTCTCAACTTCGGTGAGAGCTGGTCCCAGAATATGCGAGAAGACGTGAGGCCTTGCCTGCTGCGGCGGCACGGACCGCAAGATGCGATTACGCTGCGTCGATGGCTCGAAGGGTTGCGGTGCGGGGACGAGGGGCGCGGTGGTACCGGACGCAAGACGCATCTGGAATCGTGGCTGCAAGAGCGGCCCAAGATTCTGCACCGAAGGAAGCCAGGCGACAAAGCCCGTCACATCCTGCTGTGGCGTATCTTCCCGCTTGGCAATTTTGGCTGGAAACTTGTGAAAGTTCGGCTTCAGCGACAGCGCGCTTCCGTTTTCGGGAAGATATTCGATATCGGCAAGCATGGCGGCGGGGTCATGCATCCACCCGCCAACAATCAGTCCGCCATCGAGCGCCAATGCGAGATCGATTTCCGCTGCGGGATGGGTGGCCGATTGTGCTATCTGGCGAACAGGGAGCGGAGTGCGCGTTTGCAGGTCGATGGCGACCGCAGCACCGGAAGGGCTTAGTTTGCCGAGCTGGCGAACTAAAAACTCCCGCAAAGCACCATTGCCCTGCCATTTGGTCCACCACTTGGCGAAATCTGTTTGTTCACCGGTCGTTGCCGCAAGCTTGCGAACGGCAACGCCTTTCTGGCCGGTGAACACCAGCAGCAGCGATGACGGCAGGTCTTGCGCTGCTTCCAGCAGAAAATGGCATGGCTGCCAGGCATTGCGAGCCTGCCTGCCCACCACAAATCGTGGCGGAATAACCGTGACGCTGCCGGGTGTGATGCCATAGATGGCCGAAATCTCGCCCAGCATCGGGTCGACCGCGGTTTCAAGAAGGTGATGTCCCTGAACCGGCTCGCCGCAATGCTGGGCCTCGCGCGGTTCCGGCGTCAATGCGAAAGTCAGGTCACGCACGAGGGATGCGAAAGTCTGGTTTCGCGACAGCCGGAAAGTGCTGCGCCACGTGGTCAGAATATTGGTCAGAAGCTTGATGTGGCCGGGTAAGGTGAGGTCGCTCACGACATACTCAACGTCAAAGGGAGCAAGCTCGTTAGCTGGATACACGATAGCCTGAGCCGTAGGGCCGAGAGAGCCTGCGGAGAGCGAAAGTTCGACGGGTTCTTTACCCGTGCGCATGGCCCAAAACATGCGTAGGCCGCCATTCTCGAGCGGAATGCCAACGCTCAACAGCGGAACCGGCTGGGCCGCCATTTCAAATGTACATTTGGTGGTTGTGCGAGCCGGGCCTGGGATATCCCAGATGACCACAGCGACATCGGCGCAAAGACGGCAAATAGAGAGGTTCTCGGTTTTGCTTTCAGTGTCCGCCGAATGATCGAGGTTCAATGTGAGGCCCTTTCATTCTTGCAGGAAGTTCGGCTTGCAGGAAGTTCCGGGCACGCAAAACTAGGGAAGATGCGTGCCCGGTGAAGACGAAACGTGCCCGACGGGAGGATTGCCGGGCACGCTCTCAATTGTTCAATCAGTGAACAGTGAAGTACTGGTCGGGATGAGCCTGTACATCGTCTGCATTGGTGTTCACGAGGGTAACGGAATCGCCATTGCCGAGATCGACAACGACATTGCCACCAACCTGCGTGACACGATCGGCAAGATCGTCTGCGGAAGCGATATCAAGACCATTGATACCCTTCTGAATTTGCAGAATGTCTTCGCCGGGATTGAAGTCGAGAATGACGTCGTTTCCGCCGCCACCATTGAACAGGAATGTATCGCTGCCATTTCCGCCGATGAGAACGTCGTTTCCGGCACCGCCATCGAGGATATCGCTGCCATTCCCACCGTAGAGAATGTCATTATGCGCGCCGCCAAAGAGCAGGTCGGAGCCGTTGCCGCCCTGGAGAATGTCATCTCCATTGCCGCCATACAGCACGTCGCTGCCATTGCCGCCGCTCAGGACGTCGTTTCCTTCATTACCGAAGAGAATGTCGTTCCCGTTTTCGCCGAACAGGGTGTCGTTACCCGCGCCGCCGAAAAGGATGTCACTCCCGTTACCGCCGAAGACAGTGTCGTTACCATCGCCTCCGAATACGAGATCATCACCGCCATGGGCGCGGATGAAATCGTCAAAGCGGGAGCCGAACAACACGTCGTCGTAGGCGCCGCCTTCTAAAGTGGCCATCTGCTTCTCCTTGTGTTCCTGTATGGGGTTTCCACAAGCCGGAATGCTCCGACCATTATGCTCTTAGTAGTCTGCTCTGCATTAACTGGAATTGCAACATTGGTAATTGGTATAAATTTGGCAACTATAAGTAACAAATTATTACGATTAATTTATATTACAGTTGTGTAAACAAAAATATGAGTGATATTTATAGTCATTATAATTTCTATTTAAGTTGTATTTACAGAGAAAATAGTTCTAAATTTGAAATATCGGGGTGATGAAAAGAAAAGTGAAATATTTCAATGAGATGACGCCGCGCATGAAATGTCATGCGCGGCGTCCCTTCTTTTCGGAATTTCAACCTATGATCGAGTTTTACTTTGAAATTATCTGATCATTAATCTTCACGGAATGCCCGGTTCAAACTATCTGTGATAGGTGAGACCAAGTAATCGATGGCGCGACGCTCCTTGTGCACGATGATTATCTCGGCGGGCATGCCAGGATAAAGTCGGGCAGTCGGATTTGCGGCAAGTGACGCCGGAGTAATTTCGGCTCGCGCGACGAAAAATGCGGTATCTGTCTTTTCATCGAGGGACTGATCGGCGGCAATATAGGTCAGTTTGCCGTCTAGCGGCGCCATTGAGCGCTGATTGTAGGCAGTTAACCGGATCTGTGCGCCTGCGCCAACCGAGATGCTGTCGATATCACGCGGGCTGATCTTCATTTCAACGACCAAAGGTTCGTTCTCAGGAACGATATCCATGATCGCCTCGCCCGGCGCGATGACGCCGCCCGGTGTGCGCAGCCGGATGTTCGCGACGATACCATCCTGCGGCGAGCGAACTTCCACGCGACGCATCACGTCCTTGGCGGCAACGATACGTTCCTGCACATCTGAAAGTTCGACCTGGCTGGAGGTGATCTCTCCTGCGATCTCCGACTGGAGATCGCTTTCGATCCCTGTCAGGGCGAACTCCGCACCGGCTTTCGCCTGTTCGGCTTTCGCCTTGTCACCGGCATATTCGCCGCGGTCGCCCGCAAGCTGGCTGAGGCGTGTATCGATTTCCGTGAGTTTCGATTTCTGGGCAAAGCCTTTTTCAACAAGGCTGGCAATCGCCTTGCGCTGTTCGCTGATAAGCTCGATCTGTCGGTCGGTTGCCGCTATCTGCGATGTGGAGGCCTTGGCCTGTTCAGTATATTGCTCGATGGTCTTCTGCTGGATGTCGATCTTGCTCAGTTTCTGCGCGAGTCTTTTCTGGAAAAAGATATTCTCGGCGCGAATGGCGTTCTGTGCATTCTCACCGCCATCGGCGAAACCTTCCGGAAAACTGATTTCTTTTTCGCCGGATTGCTCGGCGCGCAGGCGGGCCAGTTTTGCGATCAGGCCGATGCGCCTGCTTTCCAGAGACTGGAGATCAGAGCGTGCCTTGGTGTCGTCAAGCCGGAGCAGGGGTTGGCCAACCTTGACTATGTCGCCTTCCTGCACGAGCAGACGATCAAGAATGCCGCCTTCGAGATGGCTGATTGTCTTGCGCTTGGAATCGACAATCACCGTGCCCATTGCGACTGCCGCACTTCCCAGATTAGCGGAATAAGCCCAGGCGAAGAATCCACCGAAAGCGACACCGATTGTGGCGAGTCCTGCAATGATGAGACCGCGCAGCGGTGACCTCGAATCCTCTCGTTCCAGATCAAGCGCCCATTCAGGTTTGACACTGCCGAAACGGGTGAGGGTTTTGTGATCCGATGATTCTGCTCGCGGCGCGAGCAGGCTGGAAACACGACGAGAAATGACTGATTTACCCATCATGCGTTTGCTGCTCCCATTTGCGGGCCGTTATTGGCAGGTGTCAGTGATGCGACGACATCGGTGCGCGGACCGAACTGTGAAATCCGCCCGTTTTCAAGCACCAGCAGCTTGTCGGCGACCTGCATGATAGATGGCCGATGTGCGATCATGATGACAATGGCGCCATCGTCGCGGGCATGTTCGACGGCCCGGATCAGGGCACGTTCGCCGACGGCGTCAAGATTCGAATTCGGTTCGTCGAGAACGATCAGGCGGGGGCGGTTGTAGAGGCAGCGGGCGAGCCCGATTCTCTGACGCTGACCGCCAGAGAGGGTGAGGCGACCGTCGCCGACCGGCGTGTCATAGCCGAGCGGCATGCGTCCGATCATCTCGTGCACATCGGCAAGGCGCGCGGCTTCCAGCACGCGATGCGGGTCGCTGTCACCCATGCGGGCGATGTTGTCCTTGATGGTTCCGTCGAGCAGCGAGACTGACTGCGGCAGATAGCCGGCAATCTCACCGAACGAACCGCGTTCCCAGAGATAAACGTTATTGCCGTCGAGGAAAACGCCGCCTGACGTGGGTTTGACGATACCGATCAACAGTCGGGCCAGCGTTGATTTACCGGCAGCCGAAGGACCGACGACGCCCAGCACTTCACCTGGCGAAATCGAGAAGGAGATTCCCTTGATGATTGGAACGTCGACGCCCGGCGCTGCATAGATCAGCTTGTCGATCACGAGATCGCCGTTGGGTCGCGGTGTTGGCATGGTCTGGCGAACGGCCAGATTTTCCGAAAGCAATGACTGAACGCGTTTCCAGCTGGCAATTGCGCTGACCCACTGGCGCCAGTTTTCAACGATTCGATCGAACGGCATCAGCAAACGGCCGATGATGATGCTGGTCGCGATCATGGCACCGGGGGTGATTTCCTGCTGCATGGCAAGCAGCGTGCCGATACCGAGCGATCCAATCTGGATGATGAAACGTGCCGTGCGGGCAATCGAGGATAGGGCACGGGCGCGTGTTCCACCGAGGTCGAGTACTTCCAGCGCCTGAACCTGCATCGTTCGCCATCGACGAGCGAGCGCCGGAAGCATGCCCATGGCTTCGATGACTTCGGCGTGGCGCAAGCTGCTGCCGATTTTGGAAACCGCTTCAATGTTGGCTTGATTCGCCTCCTGAATCAGATTTCGGGTCAAAAGGTCGGTGAGCAGGCCACACGCCACCAGAATGATGACCGCGACGAGACCGATCACGCCCAACATCGGGTGAAGCAGGAACAGAACGCCGAGGAAAATCGGCGACCATGCCGCATCGAGCGGAGCATTGATGGCCGGGGATGTAAGGAAACTGCGCAACTCGTTGAGATCGCGCAACGTCTGCGTCGCTTTCGGCATCCCCTGATTCACAGAGGCCTGCACCGCTGCTGTCAGAACCGCGAGGTTCAGGCGGCGCACGAGCGCGCTGCCCATGGCCTGGAAGGAAAGCGAGCGGATATATTCCAGCACGCC
This genomic window contains:
- a CDS encoding glycosyltransferase family 4 protein encodes the protein MAQRVLIAAHNHPSLHPGGTEIFAHDLFRAYQRAGCEAMFMGATNKVHREARPGTSFQSIGNGGDEILLWSGHFDRFYMSQIDLYGIVPDIVELLQDFRPDVVHLHHLLLLGVEFPHIVRRTLPDCRIILTLHDYYPICHHDGLMVRTTGKELCHGAGPDRCHACFKDIALDKFVLRERHIKSLLSAVDAFVSPSEFLKQRYVEWGLAEEQISVIPNGQPERPAAETRQVERNKPVFGYFGNLNPWKGATVLLEAAQQLISEGFDFELRVHGAAPFQSESFVSEIDRLFAETSPFVQRRGAYRREDIAQLIQSVDCAIMPSIWWENAPLVIQEAQGQNRPVICSNIGGMAEMIENEVNGLTVPPNDPLALAQAMRRMAENPDLRQSLSENARHPDTIDTTAARYLDLIGTLRIARVEAA
- a CDS encoding class I SAM-dependent methyltransferase is translated as MTDVVALKQPEFEAKPAIPDAQIDWLMQSVLKNRFLPSPDPNSVFVGDGDYRAVGAEFLGHFIRKGGLRPDARVLDIGSGIGRMAVPLTQYLDPAKARYSGIDPVAGGVNWCRQNITSRYPNFEFRHIDIAHDLYNPKGAVSGLNLVLPFADKSFDFIIMTSVVTHLTSDEVKTYLDQISRVLVPGGKLFMTAFVVDDVAARDRLGKRDKRLAFERHGNGPCWFVPELPPLAAVGFENGFLDRALAGTKLTLETKSFGHWRGIEADHYQDLFIASRGAA
- a CDS encoding glycosyltransferase family 2 protein, producing MNLDHSADTESKTENLSICRLCADVAVVIWDIPGPARTTTKCTFEMAAQPVPLLSVGIPLENGGLRMFWAMRTGKEPVELSLSAGSLGPTAQAIVYPANELAPFDVEYVVSDLTLPGHIKLLTNILTTWRSTFRLSRNQTFASLVRDLTFALTPEPREAQHCGEPVQGHHLLETAVDPMLGEISAIYGITPGSVTVIPPRFVVGRQARNAWQPCHFLLEAAQDLPSSLLLVFTGQKGVAVRKLAATTGEQTDFAKWWTKWQGNGALREFLVRQLGKLSPSGAAVAIDLQTRTPLPVRQIAQSATHPAAEIDLALALDGGLIVGGWMHDPAAMLADIEYLPENGSALSLKPNFHKFPAKIAKREDTPQQDVTGFVAWLPSVQNLGPLLQPRFQMRLASGTTAPLVPAPQPFEPSTQRNRILRSVPPQQARPHVFSHILGPALTEVEKKLAATVRISEVKDYGTTPASALASIVIPLYRNLDFLRFQFSSMATDPWLMENAEFIFVLDSPEIQDDTEHMLGGLHILHDMPFKLAIMNRNGGYARACNAGASIATGATIVMLNSDVVPAEHGWLQQLIQPLFDQPKLGAIGPRLLFEDGSLQHAGLYFARDRQGVWLNHHYYKGMPGNYPPALRSREVPGVTGACLITRKDIFDLVGGFTEDYVIGDYEDSDLCLKIRQLGFQIFYEPAVALYHFERRSIRRSTDYMRGLASQYNSWLHTQRWDDDITELMVPPREQEGTADLSNVIMTKSERSAA
- a CDS encoding calcium-binding protein, which translates into the protein MATLEGGAYDDVLFGSRFDDFIRAHGGDDLVFGGDGNDTVFGGNGSDILFGGAGNDTLFGENGNDILFGNEGNDVLSGGNGSDVLYGGNGDDILQGGNGSDLLFGGAHNDILYGGNGSDILDGGAGNDVLIGGNGSDTFLFNGGGGNDVILDFNPGEDILQIQKGINGLDIASADDLADRVTQVGGNVVVDLGNGDSVTLVNTNADDVQAHPDQYFTVH
- a CDS encoding HlyD family type I secretion periplasmic adaptor subunit translates to MMGKSVISRRVSSLLAPRAESSDHKTLTRFGSVKPEWALDLEREDSRSPLRGLIIAGLATIGVAFGGFFAWAYSANLGSAAVAMGTVIVDSKRKTISHLEGGILDRLLVQEGDIVKVGQPLLRLDDTKARSDLQSLESRRIGLIAKLARLRAEQSGEKEISFPEGFADGGENAQNAIRAENIFFQKRLAQKLSKIDIQQKTIEQYTEQAKASTSQIAATDRQIELISEQRKAIASLVEKGFAQKSKLTEIDTRLSQLAGDRGEYAGDKAKAEQAKAGAEFALTGIESDLQSEIAGEITSSQVELSDVQERIVAAKDVMRRVEVRSPQDGIVANIRLRTPGGVIAPGEAIMDIVPENEPLVVEMKISPRDIDSISVGAGAQIRLTAYNQRSMAPLDGKLTYIAADQSLDEKTDTAFFVARAEITPASLAANPTARLYPGMPAEIIIVHKERRAIDYLVSPITDSLNRAFRED
- a CDS encoding type I secretion system permease/ATPase, whose translation is MNDTREFKSIGKSPAHKKGQDDSVTTPKGLIFKARRVFLSGLLYAVLLSACINLLQLTVPLYMLQVHDRVLNSRSMDTLTMLTVLAIGAMLVFGVLEYIRSLSFQAMGSALVRRLNLAVLTAAVQASVNQGMPKATQTLRDLNELRSFLTSPAINAPLDAAWSPIFLGVLFLLHPMLGVIGLVAVIILVACGLLTDLLTRNLIQEANQANIEAVSKIGSSLRHAEVIEAMGMLPALARRWRTMQVQALEVLDLGGTRARALSSIARTARFIIQIGSLGIGTLLAMQQEITPGAMIATSIIIGRLLMPFDRIVENWRQWVSAIASWKRVQSLLSENLAVRQTMPTPRPNGDLVIDKLIYAAPGVDVPIIKGISFSISPGEVLGVVGPSAAGKSTLARLLIGIVKPTSGGVFLDGNNVYLWERGSFGEIAGYLPQSVSLLDGTIKDNIARMGDSDPHRVLEAARLADVHEMIGRMPLGYDTPVGDGRLTLSGGQRQRIGLARCLYNRPRLIVLDEPNSNLDAVGERALIRAVEHARDDGAIVIMIAHRPSIMQVADKLLVLENGRISQFGPRTDVVASLTPANNGPQMGAANA